In the Lebetimonas natsushimae genome, one interval contains:
- a CDS encoding WbqC family protein, with amino-acid sequence MKIAIMQPTYNPWLGYFDLMDKVDIFVYLDDVKLVKGSWHVRNRIKASNSEMFLTIPINIKTSSKKTLINNAEIKETNWRKKHIKSIEQNYRKSKFYDIVFPFVKKLILNDFNVLGNFNINFIENIKEIIGITTKTIKSSELNVLGQKDERLVKICKKLNANIYLSPQGSAEYIEAKTPGGEFIKNGIKLFYHNYEHPIYNQLYGEFLPYMGIIDLLFNEGFENALEIIRSGRKKDFDYKEFRKIKGIE; translated from the coding sequence GTGAAAATAGCAATTATGCAACCAACATATAATCCTTGGCTAGGGTATTTTGATTTGATGGATAAAGTAGATATATTTGTTTATTTAGATGATGTGAAATTAGTAAAAGGTAGCTGGCATGTAAGAAATAGAATTAAGGCTTCAAATAGTGAAATGTTTCTTACTATACCTATCAATATAAAAACAAGTAGCAAAAAGACTTTAATAAATAATGCTGAAATAAAAGAGACTAATTGGAGAAAAAAGCATATAAAATCTATTGAACAAAATTATAGAAAATCTAAATTTTATGATATTGTGTTTCCTTTTGTAAAGAAATTAATTTTAAATGATTTTAATGTTTTAGGAAATTTTAATATTAATTTTATTGAAAATATAAAAGAAATTATAGGAATAACAACTAAAACTATAAAAAGTTCTGAACTAAATGTTTTAGGACAAAAAGATGAAAGGTTAGTAAAAATATGTAAAAAGTTAAATGCAAATATTTATCTTTCACCACAAGGTTCTGCAGAGTATATTGAAGCTAAGACTCCCGGAGGTGAATTTATAAAAAATGGAATAAAACTTTTTTATCACAATTATGAGCATCCTATTTATAATCAATTATATGGTGAATTTTTACCATATATGGGAATAATTGATTTGCTTTTTAATGAAGGATTTGAAAATGCTCTTGAAATAATAAGAAGTGGTAGGAAAAAAGATTTTGATTATAAAGAATTTAGAAAAATTAAAGGTATAGAATGA
- the pseF gene encoding pseudaminic acid cytidylyltransferase → MNLCIIPARGGSKRIPKKNIKIFCGEPLISYSIKKAKDSNLFEKIVVSTDNKEIAEISKIYGAEILWRPKELADDYAGSDEVFEHAINELNKNGKYKYACMIYPTAPMLEIKYLKEAYEKLKNSDACYAFSATTFDYPIWRSFRITNNRCEMFWPENYSKRSQDLEEAYHDAGQFYWKKLRCKSNEIFFGKDSIPIIIPRYLVQDIDTIEDFIRAELMYKVYCDNFKS, encoded by the coding sequence ATGAATTTATGCATAATACCGGCAAGGGGAGGGAGTAAAAGGATTCCTAAGAAAAATATAAAGATTTTTTGTGGAGAGCCTTTAATCAGTTATTCTATAAAGAAAGCCAAAGATAGTAATTTATTTGAAAAAATTGTTGTTTCTACCGATAATAAAGAAATTGCTGAAATTTCTAAAATATATGGAGCTGAAATTTTATGGCGTCCAAAAGAACTTGCAGATGATTATGCAGGGAGCGATGAAGTTTTTGAACATGCAATAAATGAACTTAACAAAAACGGAAAATATAAATATGCCTGTATGATATATCCAACAGCCCCAATGCTCGAAATAAAATATTTAAAAGAAGCTTATGAAAAATTAAAAAACAGTGATGCCTGTTATGCATTTAGTGCTACAACTTTTGATTATCCAATATGGAGGAGTTTTAGAATTACAAATAATAGATGTGAAATGTTTTGGCCTGAAAATTATTCTAAAAGAAGTCAGGATTTAGAAGAAGCATATCATGATGCAGGACAGTTTTATTGGAAAAAATTAAGATGTAAAAGTAATGAAATATTTTTTGGAAAAGATTCTATTCCCATAATAATACCAAGATATTTAGTCCAGGATATTGATACTATAGAGGATTTTATAAGGGCTGAGCTTATGTATAAGGTTTACTGTGACAATTTTAAGAGTTGA
- a CDS encoding UDP-2,4-diacetamido-2,4,6-trideoxy-beta-L-altropyranose hydrolase has product MTILRVDFSSEIGLGHLKRIEVFVQRYNIENPLIVCKKCDENLTKLSTLKVSSEEEFFKQVKKINPEWVIIDNYNFTYENEKEFKKLFPQIKLSVFDDFYAKHFCDEVLNHNLGVKIEKYEKPEIVKIIKPLIRKEFFVAKKKRLKKEGIFISLGGSDAKELTLKILKILKIKKLTVNLYITSANKNIEKIKKFCKVNKWVKLHINEDVAMGMSKSKFGIITPSGISYEALFMNLPFVAIEVADNQKELVKYLKRKHIKILKPNEIRKILYLIKGKI; this is encoded by the coding sequence GTGACAATTTTAAGAGTTGATTTTTCAAGTGAGATAGGGCTTGGTCATTTAAAAAGGATAGAAGTATTTGTCCAAAGATATAATATAGAAAATCCTTTGATTGTTTGTAAAAAGTGTGATGAAAATCTAACAAAATTATCAACTCTGAAAGTATCTTCGGAAGAAGAGTTTTTTAAACAGGTAAAAAAAATTAATCCCGAATGGGTTATTATTGATAACTATAATTTTACTTATGAAAATGAAAAAGAATTTAAAAAATTATTTCCCCAAATAAAACTTTCTGTGTTTGATGATTTTTATGCAAAACATTTTTGTGACGAAGTTTTAAATCATAATTTAGGAGTAAAAATAGAAAAATATGAAAAACCAGAAATTGTAAAAATTATAAAACCATTAATCAGAAAAGAATTTTTTGTTGCTAAAAAAAAGAGATTAAAAAAAGAGGGTATTTTTATTTCACTAGGGGGAAGTGATGCTAAAGAATTAACGTTAAAAATTTTAAAAATTTTAAAAATTAAAAAACTTACTGTAAATTTGTATATCACTTCTGCAAATAAAAATATAGAAAAAATAAAAAAATTTTGTAAAGTAAACAAATGGGTCAAACTTCATATAAATGAGGACGTTGCAATGGGCATGTCGAAAAGTAAATTTGGAATAATTACGCCAAGTGGAATTAGTTATGAGGCGCTTTTTATGAATTTACCTTTTGTTGCAATTGAAGTTGCCGATAATCAAAAAGAACTTGTAAAATATTTAAAAAGAAAACATATTAAAATTTTAAAACCGAATGAAATAAGAAAAATTTTATATTTAATTAAAGGAAAAATATGA
- the pseI gene encoding pseudaminic acid synthase: MKIGKIDTQKKVFIIAELSANHDHSLQTAKDTVYAAKESGADAIKLQTYTPDWMTINSKKNDFLIKGGTLWDGKNLYELYKEAMTPLEWHEELFNYARSLNLEIFSSPFSKEAVDFLEQFNPSAYKIASFEITDYELVEYAASKGKPIIVSTGIAEFEDIQNAVDMAQKYNIDIALLKCTSAYPAPRSEVNLKTIPALKEIFDVIVGFSDHTLGISAPVAAVTLGARIVEKHFILDKSIDSPDKEFSLTPKEFREMVKAIREVEEMIGVVDFKPKKGKEFARSLYVVKDIKKGERFTKDNIRAIRPGYGLHPKYLPQILGKKACKDLERGERLTWEMIGD; this comes from the coding sequence ATGAAAATAGGAAAAATTGATACCCAAAAAAAAGTTTTTATAATAGCAGAACTTTCAGCAAATCATGATCATTCCTTACAAACAGCAAAAGATACAGTTTATGCAGCAAAAGAATCAGGGGCTGATGCCATTAAACTTCAGACATATACACCTGATTGGATGACAATAAACTCTAAAAAAAACGATTTTTTAATTAAAGGTGGGACTTTATGGGATGGTAAAAATTTATATGAATTATATAAAGAGGCAATGACTCCTCTCGAATGGCATGAAGAACTTTTTAATTATGCAAGAAGTTTGAATTTGGAAATATTCAGCTCTCCTTTTAGTAAAGAGGCGGTTGATTTTTTGGAACAGTTTAATCCATCTGCTTATAAAATAGCATCATTTGAAATAACTGATTATGAATTAGTGGAATATGCTGCGAGTAAAGGTAAGCCTATAATTGTTTCAACCGGAATCGCTGAATTTGAAGATATTCAAAATGCAGTTGATATGGCTCAAAAATATAATATTGATATAGCTTTGCTTAAATGTACTTCTGCATATCCTGCACCAAGAAGCGAAGTAAATTTAAAAACTATTCCTGCTTTAAAAGAAATTTTTGATGTTATTGTCGGATTTTCAGACCATACCCTTGGTATTTCAGCACCGGTTGCTGCGGTTACGCTTGGGGCCAGGATAGTTGAGAAGCATTTTATTTTGGATAAATCTATTGATTCGCCTGATAAAGAATTTAGTCTGACTCCAAAAGAATTTAGAGAAATGGTAAAAGCCATAAGGGAAGTTGAAGAGATGATAGGAGTTGTCGATTTTAAGCCTAAAAAAGGAAAAGAATTTGCAAGAAGTTTATATGTTGTAAAGGATATAAAAAAAGGTGAAAGGTTTACAAAAGATAATATTCGTGCAATTAGGCCAGGATACGGGCTTCATCCAAAATATCTGCCTCAAATTCTTGGAAAAAAAGCCTGCAAAGATTTGGAAAGAGGGGAAAGACTTACTTGGGAAATGATAGGAGATTAA
- a CDS encoding DegT/DnrJ/EryC1/StrS family aminotransferase — protein sequence MIKFLDLKKQYNTIKNEIDNAIFKVIEDSAFVGGKYTQEFEQNFAKYIGIKHALGVGNGTDALEIALWALNLPKNSEVLIPANTFIATAESVTRNNLRVKFVDCNKYYQINTKSVEENITKNTSAIIAVHLYGHPANMKKIQEIAKKHNLKVIEDCAQAHGAELDGIKVGNFSDVATFSFYPGKNLGAYGDGGCIVTNNEDLAKKIRMYSNHGRSEKYLHEFEGRNSRLDGIQAAVLNVKLKYLDNWIEKRNQIAKRYLNEIKNPKIKLPKVINNIKHAWHLFVIQVENRKEFINYMKKNNIQTGIHYPIALPKLKAYKYLNFDCTNYKACKENKYLVSIPIGEHLEKEEVDFIIETINKY from the coding sequence ATGATTAAATTTTTGGATCTAAAAAAACAATATAATACAATAAAAAATGAAATTGATAATGCCATTTTTAAAGTAATTGAAGATTCCGCGTTTGTAGGTGGAAAATATACGCAAGAATTTGAACAAAATTTTGCTAAATATATTGGAATTAAGCATGCACTCGGTGTAGGAAACGGAACAGATGCACTTGAAATTGCTTTATGGGCTCTTAATTTACCAAAAAATTCGGAGGTTTTGATCCCAGCTAATACTTTTATAGCAACGGCCGAGTCTGTTACCAGAAATAACTTAAGAGTTAAATTTGTAGATTGCAATAAATATTATCAAATTAATACTAAATCAGTTGAAGAAAATATTACCAAAAACACCTCAGCAATAATTGCTGTTCATTTATACGGACATCCTGCAAATATGAAAAAAATTCAAGAAATTGCTAAAAAACATAATTTAAAAGTCATTGAAGACTGTGCCCAAGCTCACGGAGCTGAATTAGACGGCATTAAAGTTGGAAATTTTAGCGATGTAGCTACATTTAGTTTTTATCCTGGAAAAAATCTTGGAGCCTATGGAGATGGCGGCTGTATTGTTACAAATAATGAAGATTTAGCAAAAAAAATAAGAATGTATTCAAACCATGGAAGAAGTGAAAAATATTTACATGAATTTGAGGGTAGAAATTCTCGTCTTGATGGAATTCAGGCTGCAGTTTTAAATGTAAAACTAAAATATTTAGATAACTGGATTGAAAAAAGAAATCAAATTGCCAAAAGATATTTAAATGAAATCAAAAATCCTAAAATAAAACTTCCCAAAGTAATAAATAATATAAAACACGCTTGGCATCTTTTTGTAATACAAGTTGAAAATCGAAAAGAATTTATTAATTATATGAAAAAGAACAATATTCAAACTGGTATTCATTATCCTATAGCATTACCTAAACTAAAAGCCTACAAATATTTAAATTTTGACTGTACAAATTATAAAGCATGCAAAGAAAATAAATATTTAGTTTCAATTCCAATAGGAGAACATTTAGAAAAAGAAGAAGTCGATTTTATAATTGAAACTATCAATAAATATTAA
- a CDS encoding Gfo/Idh/MocA family protein: MKISLIGYGYWGRNIARTLKELDIKIETIFDLDKNQINEAKKLYKFKEYSSLEEILKNSNIVFIATPPSTHYIIAKKALEFNTHIFVEKPFTLNLKEAYELIEIAEKKNLKYMVDHVFIYSEPVKFLKNNLASFGDIFYINSRRINLGLFQYATDVIWDLAVHDLSIIDYLVGLDIKKVNVFKKKYKNFPNEAIANINLELKNDILIGINVSWLSPVKVREMIIGGTKKTALYDDTAEKKIKLFNAGVMLETSKYEAMKYLVKYNYGDIEIPNLPNKMSLSNAISHFIDCVKNNKTPITDKKSILPVIEALEIISKV; this comes from the coding sequence ATGAAAATATCTCTCATAGGTTACGGTTATTGGGGAAGAAACATTGCGAGGACTTTAAAAGAATTAGATATTAAAATAGAAACAATTTTTGATTTGGACAAAAATCAAATAAATGAAGCTAAAAAACTTTATAAATTCAAAGAATATTCTTCTTTAGAAGAAATTTTAAAAAATTCTAATATTGTTTTTATAGCAACCCCTCCATCAACTCATTATATAATAGCAAAAAAAGCACTTGAATTTAATACCCATATTTTTGTAGAAAAACCTTTTACATTAAATCTAAAAGAAGCTTACGAATTAATTGAAATTGCTGAAAAGAAAAATCTAAAATATATGGTAGATCATGTTTTCATTTATTCTGAGCCTGTAAAATTTTTAAAAAACAATCTAGCTTCTTTTGGAGACATTTTTTATATAAATTCAAGAAGAATAAATCTTGGACTCTTTCAATATGCAACTGATGTTATTTGGGATTTGGCAGTACATGATTTAAGCATAATTGATTATTTAGTAGGATTAGATATAAAAAAAGTTAATGTATTTAAGAAAAAATATAAAAATTTTCCAAATGAAGCAATTGCAAACATAAATTTAGAATTAAAAAACGATATTTTAATAGGAATAAATGTTTCTTGGCTAAGTCCTGTTAAAGTTAGAGAAATGATAATTGGGGGGACAAAAAAAACGGCTTTATACGATGATACAGCAGAGAAAAAAATAAAACTCTTTAATGCTGGAGTAATGCTTGAAACAAGTAAATACGAAGCAATGAAATATTTAGTAAAATATAATTATGGCGATATAGAAATACCAAATTTACCAAATAAAATGAGTTTATCAAATGCAATAAGCCATTTTATAGATTGTGTAAAAAATAATAAAACTCCAATAACAGATAAAAAATCTATTTTACCTGTTATTGAAGCATTAGAAATTATAAGCAAGGTGTAA
- a CDS encoding acyltransferase, whose product MKINVYNSQIRDIIIGENVTIIEPSNLYECILEDNVFVGPFCEIQKGVKIGKNTRIQSHSFICELVTIGKNCFVGHGVMFVNDLFKEGKPAGDPKLWKKTIIEDNVSIGSNATILPVKICSNVVIGAGSVVTKDITESGIYAGNPAKKIRNL is encoded by the coding sequence ATGAAAATAAATGTATATAATTCTCAAATAAGAGACATTATTATCGGAGAAAATGTTACAATAATAGAGCCTTCAAATCTTTATGAATGTATTTTAGAAGATAATGTGTTTGTTGGCCCTTTTTGTGAAATTCAAAAAGGTGTAAAAATAGGTAAAAATACGAGAATTCAATCTCACAGCTTTATCTGCGAATTAGTGACTATTGGAAAAAATTGTTTTGTTGGTCATGGAGTAATGTTTGTAAACGATTTATTTAAAGAAGGAAAACCTGCAGGAGATCCTAAATTATGGAAAAAAACCATTATTGAAGATAATGTATCAATTGGAAGTAATGCAACAATTTTACCTGTTAAAATCTGTTCAAATGTAGTAATAGGCGCAGGAAGTGTAGTTACAAAAGATATAACAGAAAGTGGCATATATGCAGGAAATCCTGCAAAAAAAATAAGGAATTTATAA
- a CDS encoding DUF354 domain-containing protein: MIWIDIATPKYAHFFARLIPYLNDVLITARYSANYIEVKEILDNYNLEYYLTGNYGGSSKKEKFLARTKRQKAFLDLFEKIGYPKLLISGSVVDSTQLAYGLGIKIINFNDTPISLQPNYKTIHNDLTPVSRLTIPFSDIVYYPFVLPKELFICAKNAISYNFIDICLWMKEIKKEEKNDFRDKFNIPKNKPTILIREEEYKAHYVKEKKDFIYNLIKQLQNENFNIVIIPRYESDYLKKEFPFAYTIEEKLKPEEFYPFIDFFIGGGGTMTLEAVYYGIPTISMRSIWLIHDKYLIDNNLMFWTNDINEAYKYIKKNINKKFNNKKYFCKEKCSLEKIANQIKEFYENKCI, translated from the coding sequence ATGATTTGGATTGATATTGCAACTCCAAAATATGCTCATTTTTTTGCAAGATTAATCCCATATTTAAATGATGTATTAATTACTGCAAGATATTCTGCAAATTATATAGAAGTAAAAGAAATTTTAGATAATTATAATTTAGAATACTATTTAACAGGAAATTATGGTGGAAGTAGTAAAAAAGAAAAATTTTTAGCAAGAACAAAAAGACAAAAAGCATTTTTAGATTTATTTGAAAAAATAGGTTATCCTAAATTACTAATTAGTGGAAGTGTAGTTGACAGTACTCAATTGGCTTATGGCTTAGGTATAAAAATTATAAATTTTAATGATACTCCAATTTCCCTACAACCGAATTATAAAACAATACATAATGATTTAACACCTGTTTCGAGACTTACAATTCCATTTAGCGATATAGTATATTATCCTTTTGTATTACCAAAAGAGTTATTTATTTGTGCCAAAAATGCAATAAGTTATAATTTTATTGATATATGTTTATGGATGAAAGAGATAAAAAAAGAAGAAAAAAATGATTTTAGAGATAAATTCAATATTCCTAAAAATAAACCTACAATATTAATAAGAGAAGAAGAATATAAAGCCCATTATGTAAAAGAAAAAAAAGATTTTATTTATAATTTAATTAAACAACTACAGAATGAAAATTTTAATATTGTAATTATTCCACGATACGAAAGTGATTATTTAAAAAAAGAATTTCCTTTTGCTTATACGATTGAAGAAAAATTAAAACCTGAAGAATTTTATCCTTTTATAGATTTTTTTATTGGTGGCGGTGGGACTATGACACTTGAAGCGGTTTATTATGGAATTCCTACTATTTCAATGAGATCCATTTGGCTTATTCATGATAAATATTTAATAGATAATAATTTAATGTTTTGGACAAATGATATAAATGAGGCTTATAAATATATTAAAAAAAATATCAATAAAAAATTTAATAATAAAAAATATTTTTGTAAAGAAAAATGCAGTTTAGAAAAAATTGCGAATCAAATAAAGGAATTTTATGAAAATAAATGTATATAA
- a CDS encoding Gfo/Idh/MocA family protein, translating to MNIALIGCGRISKKHIEAIKKNNLNLVAVCDIDLNKAKKIGVPYYKDYNEMLKKEKIDIVSILTPSGMHYKHALDVIEHKKHLIIEKPMTLRYFEAENLVKLAKKVGTKLFTVKQNRFNLPIKKIKESKNKLGKIFLATTRVRWSRTQEYYNMDNWRGTWEYDGGVISNQAIHHLDLLIYLVGDIESVYAKSINAFAKIETEDTAVATLKFKNGAVGTFEATTATRPKDIEGSISLLGNKGMVEIGGFAANKIVKWELDEQIDIKKYSQNPENVYGFGHMEFYKDVIESIEDNKKGICEMEEGIKSIKVMNAMYESIATNKEIFIDNLKLEKAKIGK from the coding sequence ATGAATATTGCATTAATAGGCTGTGGTCGTATTAGTAAAAAACATATAGAAGCTATTAAAAAAAATAATTTGAATTTAGTTGCAGTTTGTGATATTGACTTAAACAAAGCAAAAAAAATAGGAGTTCCTTATTATAAAGATTATAATGAAATGCTCAAAAAAGAAAAAATAGATATTGTTTCAATTTTAACTCCAAGTGGAATGCATTATAAACATGCTCTTGATGTAATAGAACATAAAAAACACTTAATAATAGAAAAACCAATGACCTTAAGATATTTTGAAGCTGAAAATTTAGTAAAACTAGCTAAAAAAGTGGGTACAAAACTTTTTACTGTAAAACAAAACCGTTTTAACTTACCCATAAAAAAAATCAAAGAAAGTAAAAATAAATTAGGTAAAATTTTTTTAGCCACGACAAGAGTTAGATGGTCAAGAACACAAGAATATTACAATATGGACAACTGGAGAGGAACTTGGGAATATGATGGAGGTGTAATTTCAAATCAAGCGATACATCATTTGGATTTATTAATTTATCTTGTGGGAGATATAGAAAGTGTGTATGCTAAAAGTATTAATGCTTTTGCAAAAATTGAAACAGAAGATACTGCGGTCGCTACATTAAAATTTAAAAATGGAGCTGTTGGTACATTTGAAGCTACAACCGCTACAAGACCAAAAGATATTGAAGGCAGTATTTCATTGCTTGGAAATAAAGGAATGGTGGAAATCGGTGGATTTGCGGCTAATAAAATTGTAAAATGGGAACTAGATGAACAAATAGATATAAAAAAATATTCTCAAAATCCTGAAAATGTTTATGGATTTGGACACATGGAATTTTATAAAGATGTTATTGAATCAATTGAAGATAATAAAAAAGGTATATGTGAAATGGAAGAGGGAATAAAATCCATTAAAGTTATGAATGCAATGTATGAAAGCATTGCAACCAATAAAGAAATTTTTATTGATAATTTAAAATTGGAAAAAGCAAAGATTGGTAAATGA